A single window of Methylacidimicrobium sp. AP8 DNA harbors:
- a CDS encoding RluA family pseudouridine synthase — MQQLILEPPYPPRVVLENEDFLVVDKPPFLLSHPTRRNDRPSVLGWLGKERGGAPFFLVNRLDRETSGLVLVGKNAAAASALGRLMEKRLIDKEYLAIVRGKLACEFLQIDAPLGYLGLSAENPVAIRQGVRPGGAPAVTVIRALSSGAEVSLVRAYPKTGRLHQIRVHLASIGHPIIGDKIYGPDPHLFLRFAEQGWGPELAEHLGLPRHALHASRLRFRWQGKEWEAAAPLPLDLRGFLDQRGIAVPPG, encoded by the coding sequence ATGCAGCAGCTGATCCTCGAGCCTCCTTACCCGCCGCGGGTGGTCCTCGAAAACGAGGACTTCCTCGTCGTCGACAAGCCGCCTTTCCTACTCTCCCACCCGACACGGCGGAACGACCGGCCGAGCGTGCTCGGCTGGCTCGGCAAGGAGCGGGGAGGAGCTCCGTTCTTCCTCGTCAACCGACTCGATCGGGAGACCAGCGGGCTGGTGCTCGTCGGCAAGAACGCTGCGGCCGCCTCCGCGCTCGGCCGGCTCATGGAGAAGAGGCTCATCGACAAGGAATATCTGGCGATCGTCCGGGGGAAGCTCGCCTGCGAATTTCTCCAGATCGACGCTCCCCTCGGCTATTTGGGCCTTTCCGCGGAGAATCCGGTGGCGATCCGGCAGGGTGTCCGGCCTGGCGGGGCCCCGGCCGTCACGGTGATACGCGCGCTCAGCTCGGGCGCGGAAGTCAGCCTCGTCCGCGCCTATCCCAAGACCGGGCGGCTGCACCAGATCCGAGTCCACCTCGCGTCGATCGGCCACCCGATCATCGGCGATAAGATTTACGGACCCGATCCCCACCTCTTCCTCCGGTTCGCGGAGCAGGGGTGGGGACCCGAACTGGCCGAGCATCTCGGCCTGCCGCGCCACGCCCTCCATGCCTCCCGGCTCCGCTTCCGCTGGCAAGGAAAGGAGTGGGAGGCCGCGGCCCCGCTTCCTCTCGACCTGAGGGGCTTCCTCGACCAGCGCGGCATCGCCGTCCCTCCGGGATGA
- the dnaJ gene encoding molecular chaperone DnaJ translates to MTSARDHDYYEILGVAKGASTEEIKKAYRKLALKYHPDRNAGDRAAEEKFKEVSKAYEVLSDPEKRAAYDRYGPAAFEAQAGATAAGFHDPFEIFREVFGGSGLFGEGLFGSLFEEAFGSGGGKRSRQERGADLRCDLEIDFEEAVLGCEKQIAFPKLEVCSACEGTGVAPGSARKACPTCRGQGQVRVTRGFLTVAQTCPRCHGTGAVVERPCTACRGEGRMKQTAEMTIKIPAGIDDGYRLRLAGCGERGAFGGPAGDLYVVVHVRKHEIFERQGNDLYCEMPISFVQAALGGEVTVPCLVGKATLKIPPGTQSGQIFRLRGRGVADVHGRGIGDLLVRVVIEVPTHLNAEQRAKLEAFAASCAPGTHPQHQGFLERAKRFFGGE, encoded by the coding sequence ATGACCTCTGCGCGCGACCATGATTACTACGAGATTCTCGGAGTGGCGAAAGGAGCCAGTACCGAGGAGATCAAGAAGGCGTACCGCAAGCTGGCCCTCAAGTATCACCCCGATCGAAACGCGGGCGATCGGGCTGCGGAAGAAAAGTTCAAGGAGGTGAGCAAGGCCTATGAGGTGCTCAGCGATCCGGAAAAGCGGGCCGCTTACGACCGGTACGGTCCTGCGGCCTTCGAGGCCCAAGCAGGGGCGACGGCCGCCGGGTTCCACGATCCGTTCGAGATTTTCCGGGAGGTTTTCGGCGGCTCCGGCCTCTTCGGGGAGGGCCTCTTCGGGAGCCTCTTCGAGGAAGCCTTCGGTTCCGGCGGGGGCAAGCGATCTCGCCAGGAAAGGGGAGCGGACCTCCGTTGCGACCTCGAAATCGATTTTGAGGAGGCGGTCTTGGGCTGCGAAAAGCAGATCGCCTTCCCCAAGCTGGAGGTCTGCTCGGCCTGCGAGGGAACCGGGGTCGCCCCCGGCTCCGCGCGGAAGGCCTGCCCGACCTGCCGCGGGCAGGGCCAGGTGCGCGTGACGCGCGGGTTCCTGACCGTGGCCCAGACCTGCCCCCGGTGCCACGGCACGGGAGCCGTCGTGGAGCGCCCCTGCACTGCCTGCCGAGGGGAGGGCAGGATGAAGCAGACGGCGGAGATGACCATCAAGATTCCCGCCGGGATCGATGACGGCTACCGCTTGCGGCTGGCGGGGTGCGGAGAGCGGGGGGCATTCGGCGGGCCGGCCGGCGACCTCTACGTGGTCGTGCACGTCCGGAAGCACGAGATATTCGAGCGGCAGGGAAACGACCTCTATTGCGAGATGCCGATCAGCTTCGTGCAAGCCGCCCTCGGCGGGGAGGTCACCGTGCCCTGTCTGGTCGGGAAGGCGACGCTCAAGATTCCGCCCGGAACCCAGAGCGGCCAGATTTTCCGTCTGCGGGGCCGCGGTGTCGCCGATGTCCACGGTCGCGGGATCGGCGACCTGCTGGTCCGGGTGGTGATCGAGGTGCCTACGCACCTCAACGCGGAGCAGCGCGCCAAGCTCGAGGCTTTCGCGGCCAGCTGCGCGCCCGGGACCCATCCGCAGCACCAAGGCTTTCTCGAGCGGGCCAAGCGGTTTTTCGGTGGGGAGTGA
- a CDS encoding nucleotide exchange factor GrpE: MTVDEGKTVSPEPQAEDAPAFLVVSRERIERWRQRSREADELQDRLLRALADWDNARKRMAKEKEEAIRLANGAFLQALLPVLDNLVLGVEAAEKATDGRSIAQGMKMILSQLQALLREEGVEPVEAVGKPFDPHRHEAVGFVDTEELEEGIVATQKRSGYLYKGRLLRPALVYVARRPAPGGDSQEKREETETNRIPAP, encoded by the coding sequence ATGACTGTCGACGAGGGCAAGACCGTGTCTCCGGAGCCTCAGGCGGAGGACGCTCCGGCTTTTCTGGTGGTCAGCCGGGAGAGGATCGAGCGCTGGCGGCAGCGTTCCCGGGAGGCGGACGAGCTGCAGGATCGCCTCTTGCGCGCCTTGGCGGATTGGGACAACGCGCGCAAGAGGATGGCCAAGGAAAAGGAGGAGGCGATCCGGCTGGCCAACGGCGCCTTTCTTCAAGCTCTCCTTCCTGTCCTCGACAATCTGGTTCTCGGCGTGGAAGCGGCGGAGAAGGCCACCGATGGCCGGTCGATCGCCCAGGGGATGAAGATGATCCTATCGCAGCTCCAAGCCCTCCTGCGCGAGGAGGGCGTCGAGCCCGTCGAGGCGGTCGGCAAGCCGTTCGATCCTCATCGGCACGAGGCGGTGGGCTTTGTCGATACTGAGGAGCTGGAAGAGGGGATTGTCGCGACCCAGAAGCGGAGCGGCTATCTATATAAAGGCCGCCTGCTCCGCCCGGCGTTGGTCTATGTGGCCAGGAGGCCGGCGCCCGGCGGGGACAGTCAGGAAAAGAGGGAAGAAACGGAGACCAACCGCATTCCGGCGCCATGA
- a CDS encoding PP2C family protein-serine/threonine phosphatase: MEAEREEPAGSYHECLLRVAELGGALATGADPDPLIASLLERLRAFLDATAVGLLSGEAGASEGCWGPPERSDELRAIAERMRAKEESGEREAAAEGPWTLLPLRGNGWLAVHRDAGGGLRPPERTAALAVAEAVLHLLSRPVSRQNRRKRRLLEAELMAASLFQSSLFPRALPALPGFRLAIAHLPAGELSGDFCDVLPIDPHNCGILVGDVAGKGMAAALVGGMCRTAVRSQVAGCPSPAGVLRRVNRLLYGDLVERSLVAMIYAVVNTQTREIVVARAGHEPPLLRRPSGVSELDAPGFCLGIDSGEAFDAALADITLFLAPEELLLFYTDGMIDALAPCGARFDKGRLVAALARTGGLDARASLEALFRELASFRSSGGLADDVTLVALERVGS, translated from the coding sequence GTGGAAGCGGAACGAGAAGAGCCTGCCGGTTCTTACCACGAGTGTCTGCTGCGGGTCGCCGAATTGGGAGGCGCCCTCGCAACCGGGGCCGATCCGGATCCGCTGATTGCCAGTCTCTTGGAGCGCTTGAGGGCCTTCCTCGACGCTACGGCCGTCGGCCTGCTCTCCGGCGAGGCCGGAGCGAGCGAGGGATGCTGGGGGCCGCCGGAGCGATCGGACGAGTTGCGGGCGATCGCCGAGCGGATGCGGGCAAAGGAAGAGAGCGGAGAGAGGGAGGCCGCGGCCGAAGGGCCCTGGACCCTCCTTCCGCTACGCGGAAACGGCTGGCTGGCCGTTCATCGCGACGCCGGCGGAGGGCTGCGGCCTCCGGAACGCACCGCTGCCTTGGCCGTCGCGGAGGCGGTTCTGCATCTGCTGAGCCGGCCGGTTTCCAGGCAGAACCGGAGGAAGAGGCGCCTCCTGGAGGCGGAGCTGATGGCCGCCAGCCTCTTTCAATCCTCCCTTTTCCCGCGAGCGTTGCCGGCTCTGCCCGGTTTTCGCCTGGCCATCGCCCATCTGCCGGCCGGAGAGCTGAGCGGAGACTTTTGTGATGTCCTGCCCATCGATCCCCACAACTGCGGCATCCTGGTCGGCGACGTGGCCGGAAAGGGGATGGCGGCCGCTCTGGTGGGCGGGATGTGCCGGACCGCCGTCCGCTCCCAGGTTGCGGGCTGCCCTTCTCCGGCCGGCGTGTTGCGCCGCGTCAACCGCCTGCTGTACGGGGACCTGGTCGAGCGGAGCCTCGTCGCCATGATCTATGCGGTCGTCAATACGCAGACCCGGGAGATTGTCGTGGCCCGGGCCGGACACGAGCCGCCGCTCCTGCGGCGGCCCTCTGGGGTCAGCGAGCTCGACGCGCCAGGCTTTTGCCTGGGGATCGACTCGGGAGAGGCCTTCGATGCGGCTCTGGCGGATATAACGCTGTTTTTGGCGCCGGAGGAGCTCCTGCTCTTCTATACCGATGGGATGATCGATGCGCTCGCCCCGTGCGGCGCGAGGTTCGACAAGGGCAGGCTTGTCGCCGCCCTCGCGAGGACCGGGGGGCTTGACGCGCGGGCTTCGCTCGAAGCGCTCTTTCGGGAGCTGGCCTCCTTTCGGTCCTCCGGAGGGTTGGCCGATGACGTGACGCTTGTTGCGCTCGAGCGGGTCGGAAGCTAA
- a CDS encoding STAS domain-containing protein — translation MRTGVVLAGECQGVVVIKIVGAGSFEHSFSLRQYCDHSLPSGKERVLVDLTECTYLDSTFLGTLAGPALRLKKAGGSFQVAGGSPRVLESIRTLGLDRLFECVESPLPYDRAGLRPLAAGVPRRETTGELLLQAHQTLLACDPRNAPKFQDLVSYLGAEVARRDPSPG, via the coding sequence GTGAGAACAGGGGTCGTGCTGGCGGGGGAGTGCCAGGGAGTGGTCGTAATTAAGATCGTCGGAGCGGGTTCCTTCGAGCATTCGTTTTCCCTGCGGCAATATTGCGATCATTCCCTTCCCTCGGGAAAGGAGAGGGTGCTGGTCGATCTGACCGAGTGCACGTATCTGGACAGCACCTTCCTAGGAACTCTAGCGGGTCCGGCGCTGCGGCTTAAGAAGGCCGGAGGCTCTTTTCAGGTCGCCGGCGGCAGCCCCCGAGTGTTGGAATCGATTCGCACGCTGGGGCTGGATCGTCTCTTCGAGTGCGTGGAGAGCCCGCTTCCCTACGATCGGGCGGGACTGCGGCCGCTGGCGGCGGGTGTCCCCCGCAGGGAGACGACCGGTGAGCTGCTTCTGCAGGCCCACCAGACCCTCCTGGCATGCGATCCCCGGAATGCGCCGAAGTTTCAAGACCTCGTTTCCTATCTCGGCGCGGAAGTCGCTCGGCGGGACCCGTCGCCCGGCTGA
- a CDS encoding MBL fold metallo-hydrolase — protein sequence MCRTTGCLLRAVVLGSGTSQGVPMIGCRCAVCRSTDPRDQRTRASLYVDDGVLPFLIDTATDLRTQCLREGIADVGAVLYTHHHADHVLGLDDLRRFCELRRERLPIFGPASTLDVLARMFPYAFEPAADASGYVRLRPQAVDAPFPLGSLTVTPLPVPHGRITTFGYLLERDGRKLLAYLSDCQAVPENILWTIRSVEVLIIDGLRDEPHPTHLTTQEAVKVARQVEARRTYLTHLTHHKSHRHREAELPEDVAPAFDGLSITLC from the coding sequence ATGTGTCGAACGACCGGATGTCTCCTGCGCGCCGTGGTGCTCGGCTCGGGGACCTCGCAGGGAGTGCCGATGATCGGTTGCCGGTGCGCAGTCTGTCGTTCGACCGATCCCCGCGATCAACGGACCCGGGCGTCCCTCTACGTGGACGACGGGGTCCTTCCATTTCTCATTGACACGGCGACCGACCTGCGGACGCAATGCCTCCGCGAGGGGATCGCCGACGTCGGCGCGGTCCTCTACACCCACCACCACGCCGATCATGTGCTCGGCCTCGACGACTTGCGGCGCTTCTGCGAGCTGCGCCGGGAACGCCTTCCGATCTTCGGCCCGGCCTCCACCCTGGATGTCCTCGCCCGCATGTTTCCCTACGCCTTCGAGCCGGCCGCGGATGCGTCCGGGTACGTCCGCCTCCGGCCGCAGGCCGTGGATGCCCCCTTTCCTCTCGGCAGCCTGACCGTGACCCCCTTGCCCGTCCCGCACGGCCGGATCACCACCTTCGGATACCTGCTTGAGCGCGACGGGAGAAAGCTCCTCGCATACCTGAGCGATTGCCAGGCGGTCCCCGAGAATATCCTCTGGACCATCCGCTCGGTCGAGGTGCTGATCATCGACGGCCTCCGGGACGAGCCCCATCCCACGCATCTGACGACGCAGGAAGCGGTCAAGGTCGCCCGGCAGGTCGAGGCGAGGCGAACCTACCTGACCCACCTCACCCATCACAAGAGCCATCGGCACCGGGAAGCCGAACTTCCCGAGGACGTCGCACCGGCGTTCGACGGGCTTTCGATCACCCTCTGTTGA